One part of the Ochotona princeps isolate mOchPri1 chromosome 18, mOchPri1.hap1, whole genome shotgun sequence genome encodes these proteins:
- the TMX3 gene encoding protein disulfide-isomerase TMX3 isoform X2, which produces MLRSDGRRALGGSRRPACPAPSAPRPTSLPLPAGGRRAPESLLRPGRCLRFSVASMAGRRSRAALRLCATVVLLDVAFCKGFVEDLDESFKENRKDDIWLVDFYAPWCGHCKKLEPIWNEVGQEMRSIGSPVKVGKMDATSYSSIASEFGVRGYPTIKLLKGDLAYNYRGPRTKDDIIEFAHRVSGALIRPLPSQQMFEHVRKRHRVFFVYIGGESPLKEKFADAAAELIVYTYFFSAAEDVVPEYVTLKEMPAVLVFKDGTYFIYDGRYTERRRNGERSSIC; this is translated from the exons ATGCTCCGCTCGGACGGGCGGCGGGCCCTGGGCGGGTCGCGGAGGCCGGCCTGCCCCGCCCCGTCCGCGCCGAGGCCGACTTCCCTTCCCCTTCCGGCGGGCGGGCGGCGAGCCCCGGAGTCTCTCCTGCGGCCGGGCCGGTGCCTGCGGTTCTCCGTGGCGAGCATGGCCGGTCGGAGAAGCCGGGCCGCCCTCAGGCTCTGCGCCACAG TTGTTTTACTTGATGTGGCTTTCTGTAAAGGATTTGTGGAAGATTTAGATGAATC GTTTAAAGAAAATCGAAAAGATGACATTTGGCTTGTAGAT TTCTATGCACCATGGTGTGGCCATTGTAAAAAACTGGAGCCCATTTGGAATGAAGTCGGCCAGGAGATGAGAAGCATTGGTTCTCCAGTTAAGGTTGGGAAGATGGATGCTACTTCCTATTCCA gCATTGCTTCAGAATTTGGAGTTCGAGGTTATCCAACAATTAAGCT attaaaagGAGACTTGGCATATAATTACAGAGGGCCACGAACTAAAGATGACATTATTGAATTTGCTCACAGAGTATCTGG GGCTTTAATCCGGCCACTTCCAAGTCAGCAAATGTTTGAACATGTACGGAAGAGACATCGTGTGTTTTTCGTTTATATAGGTGGAGAATCACCTTTGAAA GAGAAGTTCGCTGACGCTGCCGCGGAGCTGATTGTATATACGTACTTCTTTTCTGCCGCTGAGGATGTCGTTCCTGAG TATGTGACACTGAAAGAGATGCCTGCTGTGCTTGTTTTCAAAGATGGAACCTACTTCATCTATGATG gcagatatacagagagaaggagaaatggagaaagatcttccatttgctga